One genomic window of Corvus cornix cornix isolate S_Up_H32 chromosome 24, ASM73873v5, whole genome shotgun sequence includes the following:
- the LOC120411251 gene encoding membrane frizzled-related protein — MKDFTEITLCPEALDRSKTEFCNPVFEGEEPRAAPSAENPPDKDGTGPAPRRDRLGQQLWGQVGWRYRADCKFTWLCVALMSTILLFLISLLLGIVIHQLTSPHPPGAPATALPARGTATTTTAPPRRDPPAPGTAASPTESWLPTARAAVPACGGTLRGPEGSFSSPNYPGPYPPNALCVWRIEVGAGLAIQLRMETFSVEGTASCLFDRLELYEEPGSGGTAPAPARGAPTRFCGNVPPPTFNSNSDRLRVTFVSDSSVGAQGFSARYRAVTPAEKSCAWDEHLCDQGLCLQPGFVCDGFHDCTDKSDEANCSLKHRECGGPLTALEGHLSTPNHPQPYPHQQLCLWQISVPLGHVIDLHFHNFSLESHGDCSFDFVEVHDSAGTGAASLMGRFCGHQLPPTLTSSRHVMTVLFVADEGVADDGFFATYHARNATEKTCSPTEFSCGNGECQALESVCDGWHDCPDGTDELNCTGVSYPAFGSVCEPVEVEMCLGLGYNATSFPNIWLAIPDQEGAAEVLQDYQTLMELACYQHLRLLICSLFVPKCTPDGGVLQPCRAVCLAAELRCQQSLGLLGILWPINCNILPDSNDPVECFQP; from the exons ATGAAAGACTTCACCGAAATCACGCTTTGCCCCGAGGCTCTGGACCGAAGCAAG ACCGAGTTCTGCAATCCCGTTTTTGAGGGCGAGGAGCCCCGGGCGGCACCGAGCGCGGAGAACCCTCCAGACAAGGATGGGACCGGCCCCGCACCACGCCGGGACCGCCTCG gccagcagctctggggacaggTGGGCTGGAGGTACCGCGCCGACTGCAAGTTCACCTGGCTCTGCGTGGCTCTGATGAGCACCATCCTGCTCTTCCTCATCTCCCTCCTGCTCGGCATCGTCATCCACC AACTGACGTCCCCACACCCACCCGGCGCCCCGGCCACAGCCCTGCCCGCCCGtggcactgccaccaccaccacagcacCCCCCCGAAGGGACCCTCCGGCCCCCGGAACAGCTGCCAGCCCAACCGAGAGCTGGCTGCCCACGGCCCGCGCAGCAGTACCGG CCTGCGGAGGGACCCTGCGGGGCCCGGAGGGCTCCTTCAGCTCCCCCAACTACCCCGGCCCCTACCCCCCCAACGCCCTCTGCGTCTGGCGCATCGAGGTGGGCGCTGGGCTCGCCATCCAGCTGCGGATGGAGACGTTCAGCGTGGAGGGCACCGCCTCCTGCCTCTTCGACCGCCTGGAGCTCTACGAAGAGCCGGGCTCTGGcggcacagcccctgccccagctcgGGGGGCCCCGACCAG GTTTTGTGGCAACGTGCCCCCTCCGACCTTCAACTCCAACTCCGACCGCCTGCGGGTCACCTTCGTCTCCGACAGCAGCGTGGGCGCCCAGGGCTTCAGCGCCCGCTACCGCGCCGTGACCCCGGCCGAGA AGAGCTGCGCCTGGGACGAGCACTTGTGTGACCAGGGGCTGTGCCTCCAGCCGGGCTTTGTGTGCGACGGCTTCCACGACTGCACGGACAAGAGCGACGAGGCCAACTGCAGCCTGAAGCACAGAG AGTGTGGGGGGCCGCTGACCGCCTTGGAGGGACACTTGtccaccccaaaccacccccAGCCGTACCCGCACCAGCAG cTGTGCCTCTGGCAGATCTCGGTGCCCCTGGGCCACGTCATCGACCTGCACTTCCACAACTTCAGCCTGGAGTCGCACGGGGACTGCAGCTTCGACTTCGTGGAGGTGCACGACAGCGCGGGCACGGGGGCTGCCAGCCTCATGGGCAG GTTCTGTGGCCACCAGCTGCCACCCACCCTGACCTCCTCACGGCATGTCATGACCGTCCTCTTCGTGGCAGACGAGGGAGTAGCAGATGATGGGTTCTTTGCCACCTACCATGCCCGCAATGCCACAGAGA AGACCTGCAGCCCCACGGAGTTTTCCTGTGGGAATGGCGAGTGCCAGGCGCTGGAGTCCGTGTGTGACGGCTGGCACGACTGCCCCGACGGCACTGACGAGCTCAACTGCACCGGGGTGTCCTACCCGGCCTTCG GGTCTGTCTGCGAGCCCGTGGAAGTGGAGATGTGCCTGGGGCTGGGTTACAACGCCACCTCCTTCCCCAACATCTGGCTGGCCATCCCAGACCAGGAGGGAGCCGCCGAGGTGCTGCAGGACTACCAG ACGCTGATGGAGCTGGCGTGTTACCAGCACCTCCGCCTGCTCATCTGCAGCCTCTTCGTGCCCAAGTGCACCCCGGACGGCggggtgctgcagccctgccgGGCCGTGTGCCTGGCGGCCGAGCTGCGCTGCCAGCAGTCCCTCGGCCTCCTCGGCATCCTCTGGCCCATCAACTGCAACATCCTGCCCGACTCCAACGACCCCGTAGAGTGCTTCCAGCCCTGA